Proteins encoded in a region of the Nocardia asteroides genome:
- a CDS encoding TetR/AcrR family transcriptional regulator, whose amino-acid sequence MFVLHPESSRTRQAGSHCRRTDLYGAVHLICTVTYKSSAINGGPDIPAVPRTTRARWIEAGLEALARGGPDAVRVETLAAEIGVTKGGFYGHFDGRPALLSEMLDEWERRCTTEVIARADAEGSDPADRIRRAGQLTFAEDLHRIDLAVRAWARHDESVATRLRRIDNERMEFLRKMFQTFITDPDEIEARSTLTFALAIGRHFIVADHPGYTKREAIQLAGEHLLRPPR is encoded by the coding sequence ATGTTCGTCCTTCACCCGGAATCCTCGCGAACCCGCCAGGCTGGTTCCCATTGCCGGAGAACTGATTTATACGGTGCCGTACATTTGATCTGTACGGTAACGTATAAAAGCAGCGCGATCAATGGAGGTCCCGACATTCCCGCCGTGCCCCGCACCACACGCGCCCGCTGGATCGAGGCGGGCCTCGAAGCGCTTGCCCGAGGAGGGCCCGACGCCGTCCGCGTCGAGACGCTCGCCGCCGAAATCGGCGTGACGAAGGGCGGGTTCTACGGGCACTTCGATGGCCGTCCCGCGTTGCTCTCGGAAATGCTCGACGAGTGGGAACGCCGCTGCACGACAGAGGTCATCGCGCGAGCCGACGCCGAAGGCAGTGATCCCGCCGACCGGATCCGCCGGGCAGGACAGCTGACCTTCGCAGAGGACCTGCACCGGATCGATCTCGCGGTGCGAGCCTGGGCCCGCCACGACGAGTCCGTCGCGACGCGGCTGCGCCGGATCGACAACGAGCGGATGGAGTTCCTCCGCAAGATGTTCCAGACCTTCATCACCGACCCGGACGAGATCGAGGCACGCAGTACGCTGACATTCGCCCTTGCGATCGGCCGCCATTTCATCGTCGCCGACCACCCTGGGTACACCAAACGCGAAGCCATTCAGCTTGCCGGTGAACACCTTTTGCGGCCGCCGCGGTGA
- a CDS encoding MerR family transcriptional regulator, protein MVERRSAEFTVGAVAARLGVPVATLRSWNRRYGIGPPTWQPGVHRRYSESEIATVRRMIELVRTGVTPASAARRALAEADPATEDRSALLAAAEEFEPDVALSVLITCLARDGVVATWNRLCRPAFEAIVTGQSAGRGLIEVEHLLSWATIAGLHRMFPPVRRPRSQPPIVLACPAGEDHVLPLEVLRAALAERGIVALLLGAAVPDPALRAALSHHDRSCVLVLWSQMPATATPETIRAGQRASARVLVAGPGWSAIALPPEVAHVSSLEEAIEAVRDLGERHDLT, encoded by the coding sequence ATGGTTGAGCGCCGATCCGCGGAATTCACGGTGGGCGCCGTGGCGGCCAGGCTCGGGGTTCCGGTCGCGACGCTGCGCAGTTGGAACCGGCGTTACGGGATCGGCCCGCCGACATGGCAGCCCGGCGTCCATCGCCGCTACTCGGAATCCGAGATCGCGACGGTGCGGCGCATGATCGAACTCGTTCGAACGGGCGTCACCCCCGCCTCGGCCGCACGACGAGCACTGGCCGAAGCCGATCCGGCAACGGAGGATCGCAGCGCCCTACTCGCGGCCGCCGAAGAGTTCGAACCCGATGTCGCCCTCAGCGTGCTCATCACCTGTCTCGCGCGTGACGGCGTCGTCGCGACGTGGAACCGGCTGTGCCGTCCGGCGTTCGAGGCGATCGTCACCGGGCAAAGCGCCGGGCGGGGCCTGATCGAAGTGGAACATCTGCTGTCGTGGGCGACGATCGCGGGACTGCACCGCATGTTCCCGCCGGTCCGGCGCCCACGCTCCCAACCACCGATCGTCCTGGCGTGCCCCGCGGGGGAGGACCACGTGCTGCCGCTCGAAGTGCTGCGAGCCGCGCTGGCGGAGCGGGGCATCGTCGCGTTGCTGCTGGGCGCGGCGGTGCCCGATCCCGCTCTGCGGGCCGCCTTGTCGCACCACGACCGGTCGTGCGTGCTCGTGCTGTGGTCCCAGATGCCTGCGACCGCCACGCCGGAAACGATCCGTGCCGGGCAGCGGGCCAGCGCGCGGGTACTGGTTGCCGGACCCGGCTGGTCCGCGATCGCGTTGCCACCCGAGGTGGCGCACGTCAGCTCGCTCGAGGAGGCCATCGAAGCGGTGCGGGATCTCGGCGAGCGACATGACCTCACGTGA
- a CDS encoding TerD family protein, with amino-acid sequence MITLRKEDGAADLAGIMKLSVGVSWDPSSGTSGGALGWARRKRGVDLDLVAVLMQGSEPVRFAGLDSLDPFGNGSVAHTGDEQTGAASGDDETIHVTFADVPSAIDAIVFVAAAFKKGSSFEKANNISFKIYDATGGNSQQVADIWPSLLGTDNANAVARAFRNGDQWQLEVLNRQGKVKQGDMQALLRFAMQ; translated from the coding sequence GTGATAACGCTTAGAAAAGAAGACGGTGCCGCGGACCTGGCGGGGATCATGAAGTTGAGTGTGGGCGTGAGCTGGGATCCGTCCTCCGGCACGAGCGGTGGCGCACTCGGCTGGGCGCGCCGCAAACGCGGTGTGGATCTCGATCTGGTCGCCGTGCTCATGCAGGGCAGCGAGCCGGTGCGCTTCGCGGGACTCGATTCCCTGGACCCGTTCGGCAACGGATCGGTCGCGCACACCGGTGACGAGCAGACCGGCGCCGCCTCCGGGGACGACGAGACCATCCACGTCACCTTCGCCGACGTCCCCTCCGCGATCGACGCCATCGTCTTCGTGGCCGCCGCGTTCAAGAAGGGCAGCTCGTTCGAGAAGGCGAACAACATCTCCTTCAAGATCTACGATGCCACCGGCGGAAACAGCCAGCAGGTCGCCGACATCTGGCCCTCCCTGCTCGGCACCGACAACGCCAATGCGGTAGCCCGCGCCTTCCGTAACGGCGATCAGTGGCAGCTCGAGGTCCTCAACCGCCAAGGCAAGGTCAAGCAAGGCGACATGCAGGCGCTGTTGCGCTTCGCCATGCAGTAG
- a CDS encoding phytoene/squalene synthase family protein: MTRTRLESTRIGDSPLQRSYRCCRQLNARHGKTFFLATRLLAPDQRPAVHALYGFARRADDILDEFDPHREPAERARQLDALATRFRDRDATTDVVLPAILDTADRYGIPAALFDAFLASMRMDLTVTDYPDRAALDTYVYGSAEVIGLQLLPVLGTVCAADAAPYAAALGRAFQLTNFLRDVGEDLLRDRVYLPADELAAFGVDRDLLRWCLARRRTEPRVRKALAAQHALTRDVYRFAHDGIALLHRRSRPCVATAATLYAEILDRIEDSDFAVFDYRATVPNRRRVQVGAAGVVKAWWARRGSITGQ; this comes from the coding sequence ATGACCCGCACAAGACTCGAAAGCACCCGGATCGGCGATTCGCCGCTCCAGCGGTCCTACCGCTGTTGCCGACAGCTCAACGCACGCCACGGGAAAACGTTCTTCTTGGCGACCCGGCTGCTCGCACCTGATCAGCGTCCAGCGGTACACGCCTTGTACGGATTCGCGCGCCGAGCCGACGACATCCTCGACGAGTTCGACCCGCACCGCGAACCCGCGGAAAGAGCCCGGCAACTGGATGCTCTCGCCACGCGTTTCCGTGATCGCGACGCCACCACCGACGTCGTTCTACCCGCGATTCTCGACACCGCCGACCGCTATGGCATACCGGCAGCCCTGTTCGATGCTTTCCTCGCATCGATGCGGATGGACCTGACCGTGACCGACTACCCGGACCGCGCCGCGCTCGACACCTACGTCTACGGTTCGGCCGAAGTGATCGGATTGCAGTTGCTCCCGGTACTGGGGACCGTCTGCGCCGCCGATGCCGCACCTTACGCCGCCGCACTCGGTAGGGCGTTCCAGCTGACCAACTTCCTGCGCGACGTCGGCGAAGACCTGCTGCGCGATCGGGTATACCTACCCGCCGACGAACTGGCCGCGTTCGGAGTCGACCGGGATCTGCTGCGCTGGTGCCTGGCGCGTCGGCGGACCGAGCCCCGGGTCCGCAAGGCCCTCGCGGCCCAGCACGCGCTCACCCGCGACGTCTACCGCTTCGCCCACGACGGAATCGCCCTGCTGCACCGCCGATCGCGACCCTGCGTCGCGACGGCGGCGACACTGTACGCGGAAATCCTCGACCGCATCGAGGACAGCGATTTCGCCGTGTTCGACTATCGCGCCACCGTGCCGAACCGGCGTCGAGTCCAGGTGGGTGCGGCCGGAGTCGTCAAGGCATGGTGGGCACGCCGAGGTTCCATTACAGGCCAGTGA
- a CDS encoding polyprenyl synthetase family protein: protein MSIASSESPLADSVGEIPALDGADSFPVWREAVRRAVLDEIGDFLLRACPAALRRLGAQDILVQYAMGGKCLRSTFMYLGWLCGAADDRAALRAAAGLELLHAFALLQDDVMDQSETRRGAPSAHVRFAALHRGAGAPGSATRYGESAATLLGDMCLVWAEQMLRESGLPAAALGPVWPYYDTMRLELATGQFEDLLNDARAEPQLTSVLAIARTKSGNYTVRRPLEMGAAMAGCDASVLNALGRYGTALGEAFQLRDDLLGIFGAQAVTGKPADSDLGERTATTVVVLAREMATSSARTELAELLNRPRLDAADIDRARELIAESGAPARAETMIAELVAGALSALDTATFTAPMRAALGQMATACTERVA from the coding sequence ATGAGCATCGCGTCGTCCGAATCACCACTGGCCGACTCGGTCGGTGAGATTCCGGCGCTCGATGGCGCGGACTCGTTTCCGGTATGGCGGGAGGCGGTGCGGCGGGCGGTGCTCGACGAGATCGGTGATTTCCTCCTGCGGGCATGCCCGGCCGCGCTGCGTCGCCTCGGTGCGCAAGACATCCTGGTCCAGTACGCGATGGGCGGGAAGTGCCTGCGGTCGACCTTCATGTATCTGGGCTGGCTGTGCGGCGCAGCGGATGACCGGGCGGCCTTGCGGGCAGCGGCCGGTCTGGAGCTGCTTCACGCGTTCGCCCTTCTCCAGGACGATGTCATGGACCAGTCCGAGACGCGCCGAGGCGCTCCGTCCGCGCATGTCCGGTTCGCCGCACTGCACCGCGGCGCCGGTGCGCCCGGTTCCGCCACCAGGTACGGCGAGTCGGCCGCGACACTGCTCGGGGACATGTGCCTGGTGTGGGCCGAGCAGATGCTCCGGGAAAGTGGGCTCCCCGCGGCCGCGCTCGGACCGGTGTGGCCGTACTACGACACCATGCGGCTGGAACTGGCGACAGGGCAGTTCGAGGATCTGCTCAATGACGCCCGCGCCGAACCACAACTGACCTCGGTACTGGCGATCGCCCGAACCAAGTCCGGCAATTACACGGTGCGACGGCCCTTGGAGATGGGGGCCGCGATGGCAGGCTGTGATGCGTCCGTGCTCAACGCGCTGGGCCGGTACGGCACCGCGCTCGGTGAGGCATTCCAGTTGCGTGACGACCTTCTCGGCATCTTCGGAGCGCAGGCCGTGACCGGCAAGCCCGCCGACAGCGACCTCGGGGAGCGCACCGCGACCACCGTCGTGGTCCTCGCCCGGGAGATGGCGACCTCGTCGGCCCGGACCGAACTGGCGGAACTGCTGAATCGTCCTCGGCTCGACGCGGCGGACATCGACCGCGCCCGAGAGCTGATCGCCGAATCCGGCGCGCCCGCACGTGCCGAGACGATGATCGCCGAACTGGTGGCTGGAGCGCTGAGCGCACTGGATACCGCCACGTTCACCGCGCCGATGCGCGCCGCCCTCGGCCAGATGGCCACCGCCTGCACCGAACGCGTCGCCTGA
- a CDS encoding NAD-dependent epimerase/dehydratase family protein has protein sequence MRVVVTGASGNVGTALLRVLRADGCEIVGIARRAPDPACEPYSAARWVSCDIGAAGSVETLRAACAGADALVHLAWAIHPRRGDPPMRRTNETGTENVLRAAAETAVPHFVAASSCAAYTPADRWRRVSEEWQRSGVPGSAYSASKARLERRLDRFEASNPEIRTARIRPCGIAQAESAAELADWILPPWLPRWLLGRRLLPVPLWRDFRLQLVHSSDVAAAIGRIVRHRAAGAFNLAAEPTLHADALATTFGGFRLPTPRAALHAAAWPGWWTGLQPLHPGWLALADRACLLDSSKARGELGWSPRFGAHEVCAELVSAMRAGRIGHSSPLAPARQIRVGRPSHQSQRPRGEHERDRW, from the coding sequence ATGAGGGTGGTCGTCACCGGCGCGAGCGGCAACGTGGGCACGGCGTTGTTGCGGGTGTTGCGTGCGGACGGCTGCGAGATCGTGGGGATCGCTCGCCGCGCACCGGATCCGGCGTGCGAACCCTATTCGGCGGCCCGGTGGGTGTCCTGCGATATCGGGGCCGCCGGCTCCGTCGAGACCTTGCGCGCGGCCTGTGCGGGCGCCGACGCACTGGTCCACCTGGCATGGGCGATTCATCCGCGTCGCGGCGACCCTCCGATGCGCAGAACCAACGAGACCGGCACGGAGAACGTACTGCGAGCAGCAGCCGAGACCGCGGTGCCCCACTTCGTCGCCGCTTCCTCGTGCGCCGCCTACACCCCGGCCGACCGATGGCGCCGCGTTTCCGAAGAATGGCAACGGTCCGGGGTGCCCGGTAGTGCCTATAGCGCGTCCAAGGCGCGGTTGGAGAGGCGTCTGGACCGCTTCGAGGCGAGCAACCCGGAGATCCGGACAGCGCGTATTCGTCCGTGTGGAATCGCGCAGGCCGAGTCCGCCGCCGAACTGGCGGATTGGATCCTGCCGCCGTGGCTGCCGAGGTGGCTGCTCGGCAGGCGCCTGTTGCCCGTTCCACTGTGGCGTGACTTCCGGCTACAGCTCGTGCACAGCTCGGACGTGGCCGCGGCGATCGGGCGCATTGTGCGCCATCGTGCGGCGGGAGCGTTCAACCTCGCCGCCGAACCGACTCTGCACGCCGACGCGCTCGCGACCACGTTCGGAGGTTTCCGCCTGCCGACGCCACGGGCAGCGCTCCATGCCGCCGCCTGGCCGGGATGGTGGACCGGACTCCAGCCGTTGCACCCGGGATGGCTCGCCCTCGCCGACCGCGCGTGCCTGCTCGACTCCTCCAAGGCGCGAGGTGAACTCGGGTGGTCTCCCCGCTTCGGCGCGCATGAGGTCTGCGCGGAACTGGTATCGGCCATGCGTGCCGGGCGGATCGGTCACAGCTCGCCGCTGGCGCCTGCCCGGCAGATCAGGGTCGGACGTCCGTCTCATCAGAGTCAGCGTCCACGCGGCGAGCACGAGCGTGACCGCTGGTGA
- a CDS encoding SDR family oxidoreductase has translation MATTAPLPEEREGAPRRAVVTGGDSGIGAAIAVALAAGGIDVGLTFRRDRPGAEDTAAQVREQGRTAAVRHLDLTDPPAAASVIDDLAGELGGLDVLVNCAGTGSAQKVMEMDFDTWRQVLSVDLDGAFVCARRAAEHMIAAGDGGRIINITSVHEHAPRVGAAPYCAAKAGLGALTKVLALELAEHDITVNSVAPGEISTPMTGQEDVDPREQHRPGVPLGRTGHAKEVAAVVAFLAAPEASYVTGASYVVDGGMLLMGPQASTLLTDEKWRTP, from the coding sequence ATGGCTACTACAGCTCCACTACCAGAAGAACGGGAAGGCGCTCCGCGGCGAGCCGTGGTGACCGGGGGAGACTCCGGGATCGGTGCGGCGATCGCGGTCGCACTCGCGGCGGGCGGGATCGATGTCGGGCTGACGTTCCGCCGCGACCGGCCGGGTGCGGAGGACACCGCCGCGCAAGTGCGCGAACAGGGGCGGACCGCTGCCGTGCGCCATCTCGACTTGACGGATCCACCGGCCGCCGCGTCGGTGATCGACGACCTCGCCGGTGAACTCGGTGGCCTGGATGTGCTGGTGAACTGCGCCGGTACCGGGTCGGCGCAGAAGGTCATGGAAATGGACTTCGACACCTGGCGGCAGGTGCTGTCGGTCGACCTCGACGGCGCGTTCGTCTGCGCGCGGCGCGCCGCCGAGCACATGATCGCCGCGGGCGACGGCGGCCGGATCATCAACATCACCAGCGTGCACGAACACGCGCCCCGCGTCGGCGCCGCACCGTACTGTGCGGCCAAAGCGGGCCTGGGAGCACTGACGAAGGTGCTGGCACTGGAACTCGCCGAACACGACATCACCGTCAACTCGGTGGCGCCCGGCGAGATTTCGACACCGATGACGGGCCAGGAGGACGTCGATCCACGTGAGCAACACCGACCGGGCGTACCGCTGGGCCGAACCGGCCATGCCAAGGAGGTCGCCGCCGTAGTGGCGTTCCTCGCCGCACCGGAGGCGAGCTATGTCACCGGCGCGTCGTACGTCGTGGACGGTGGCATGCTCTTGATGGGTCCGCAGGCCAGCACCCTGCTCACCGACGAGAAATGGCGCACGCCTTAG
- a CDS encoding family 1 glycosylhydrolase, producing the protein MRSRFRRYVLAALAAAASTLLLSTHSPATPPVRPVAGLPSLGGEFLWGVSTSGFQSEGHAPDSNWTRYIAANPGYDELRDSVDFYDRYASDIQLAADLGVRVFRIGIEWARVQPAPGVWDESAFRFYDAVIAAVERAGMRPMITLDHWVYPGWAVDRGGWRSPRMVADWLTNMRTVVDRYSSRNPLWVTVNEPVAYIMHEVRRGAADAGEMLDRVAQAHNAIYDYIHQQQPGAQVTSNVGYVAGSEAQVNGGLVDRIADRLDYVGVDYYFAYDPAQSLIESIARASGSAMPNLPGPQIWELPLRTEGIYYALQFYSRRFPGKPLYVVENGMPTENGRPRADGYTRSDHLRDTVYWIQRAKADGMNVMGYNYWSLTDNYEWGSYTPRFGLYTVDVRTDPTLTRRPTDAVGTYTQLVAAGGVPDHYRPTRGPALCFFVDPPDSCLTPVAER; encoded by the coding sequence ATGCGATCCCGGTTCCGTAGGTACGTCCTCGCCGCGCTCGCCGCCGCGGCATCCACGCTGTTGCTTTCCACGCACTCTCCCGCCACCCCGCCGGTACGGCCGGTCGCCGGCCTACCGTCGCTGGGCGGCGAATTCCTCTGGGGCGTCTCCACTTCCGGATTCCAGTCCGAAGGCCATGCGCCCGACAGCAATTGGACGCGGTACATCGCCGCGAATCCCGGTTACGACGAACTTCGCGATTCGGTCGACTTCTACGACCGGTATGCCTCGGACATCCAGCTCGCGGCCGACCTCGGCGTGCGGGTGTTCCGGATCGGAATCGAATGGGCGCGAGTGCAACCCGCGCCGGGCGTGTGGGACGAGTCCGCGTTTCGTTTCTACGACGCGGTCATCGCCGCCGTCGAGCGGGCCGGGATGCGTCCGATGATCACCCTGGATCACTGGGTGTACCCCGGCTGGGCCGTCGACCGCGGGGGCTGGCGCAGTCCGCGGATGGTCGCGGACTGGCTGACCAACATGCGCACCGTCGTCGACCGCTACTCGTCTCGTAACCCGTTGTGGGTCACCGTGAACGAGCCCGTCGCCTACATCATGCACGAGGTCCGCAGGGGCGCCGCGGACGCAGGAGAGATGCTGGACCGGGTCGCGCAGGCGCACAACGCCATCTACGACTACATCCACCAGCAGCAGCCGGGTGCGCAGGTGACCAGCAATGTCGGTTATGTCGCCGGCTCGGAGGCGCAGGTCAACGGTGGTTTGGTGGACCGCATCGCCGACCGGCTCGACTACGTCGGCGTCGATTACTACTTCGCCTACGATCCGGCGCAGTCGCTGATCGAGTCCATCGCGAGGGCCAGCGGCTCGGCGATGCCGAACCTGCCGGGACCGCAGATCTGGGAGCTGCCGTTGCGCACCGAGGGCATCTACTATGCGCTGCAATTCTATTCGCGCCGGTTCCCAGGCAAGCCGCTCTACGTCGTCGAGAACGGCATGCCCACCGAGAACGGTCGTCCTCGCGCCGACGGTTACACCCGCAGTGATCACCTGCGCGACACCGTCTACTGGATTCAGCGCGCCAAGGCCGACGGCATGAACGTCATGGGCTACAACTATTGGAGCCTGACCGACAACTACGAATGGGGCAGCTACACCCCACGATTCGGCCTCTACACCGTGGACGTGCGCACCGACCCCACCCTCACCCGCCGCCCCACCGATGCCGTCGGCACCTACACGCAGCTCGTCGCCGCGGGCGGAGTTCCCGATCATTACCGGCCCACCCGGGGTCCGGCCCTCTGCTTCTTCGTCGATCCACCGGACAGCTGCCTTACCCCGGTAGCGGAGCGGTAG
- the crtI gene encoding phytoene desaturase, with protein sequence MRTVNGATDRIVIVGAGLAGLSAALHLAGRSREVIVLERESVPGGRAGYADLGGYRLDIGPTVLTMPELVDSVFAAAGARAADHLTLAPVEPAYRSHFADGRTLEVHTDAERMYEEIRRFAGAGEADGYRRLRRWLTRLYRAEMDPFIASNFDSPLSMVSPALARLVALGGFRRWDRAVARHIRDPDLRRIFTFQSLYAGVAPSRALAAYAVIAYMDTIGGVFFPRGGMRSVAIALADAATAAGVRFRYDTAVTALESTGSRITGVFTGDGDRIACDAVVLTTELHEAYQLIARTPRRPVPLSSAPSAVIAHLACAPAAGIAHHSLLFGTAWEESFHEITVRGQVMRDPSLLVTRPTATDPSLAPPERDLLYVLAPVPNLERGHIDWEQDGPDYIERIVQIAQERLGTRLGDVEILRVDTPADWSRRGMRAGSPFALAHTFTQTGPFRPANMIRGVDNVVLAGGSTVPGVGIPPVLISGRLAADRITGLPPARPLRVEPVGTGLTNSRTDR encoded by the coding sequence ATGCGCACCGTCAACGGCGCTACCGACCGGATCGTGATCGTGGGAGCAGGCCTTGCGGGGTTGTCGGCGGCCCTGCACCTGGCGGGCCGATCCCGAGAAGTCATCGTTCTGGAACGCGAATCGGTGCCTGGCGGGCGAGCCGGATACGCGGACCTCGGAGGGTATCGGCTCGACATCGGCCCCACGGTCCTGACCATGCCGGAGCTCGTCGACAGCGTCTTCGCCGCCGCCGGAGCTCGCGCCGCGGATCACTTGACGCTGGCGCCCGTCGAGCCGGCGTACCGGTCGCATTTCGCCGATGGCCGGACGTTGGAGGTGCACACCGACGCCGAACGGATGTACGAGGAAATCCGCCGGTTCGCCGGAGCCGGCGAAGCGGACGGCTATCGCCGTCTGCGGCGGTGGCTGACGCGCCTGTATCGAGCGGAGATGGACCCCTTCATCGCTTCCAATTTCGACTCACCGCTGTCGATGGTCTCCCCCGCCCTGGCTCGGTTGGTCGCGTTGGGCGGTTTCAGGCGATGGGATCGCGCCGTAGCACGACACATCCGCGACCCGGACCTGCGGCGTATCTTCACGTTCCAATCGCTCTACGCGGGCGTCGCGCCCAGCCGGGCGCTGGCCGCCTACGCGGTGATCGCCTACATGGACACCATCGGCGGTGTGTTCTTTCCGCGCGGCGGCATGCGCTCCGTTGCGATCGCGCTCGCCGACGCGGCGACCGCTGCCGGTGTCCGATTCCGCTACGACACCGCCGTGACCGCGCTGGAGAGCACCGGCTCGCGGATCACCGGCGTGTTCACCGGCGACGGTGACCGAATCGCCTGCGACGCTGTCGTGCTGACGACGGAACTGCACGAGGCGTACCAGCTGATCGCGCGCACACCGCGACGTCCGGTTCCGCTGAGTTCCGCCCCGTCGGCGGTGATCGCCCATCTCGCGTGTGCGCCCGCGGCCGGGATCGCGCACCACAGCCTGTTGTTCGGGACCGCCTGGGAGGAGTCATTCCACGAAATCACCGTCCGCGGGCAGGTGATGCGCGATCCCTCGCTGTTGGTCACACGTCCCACCGCTACCGATCCCTCGCTGGCGCCACCGGAGCGGGATCTGCTCTATGTCCTCGCGCCGGTGCCGAATCTCGAACGGGGCCACATCGATTGGGAGCAGGACGGGCCGGATTACATCGAGCGGATCGTGCAGATCGCGCAGGAACGCCTCGGTACGCGACTCGGCGATGTCGAGATCCTGCGCGTGGACACGCCGGCCGACTGGTCGCGCCGCGGCATGCGCGCCGGAAGCCCTTTCGCACTTGCCCACACATTCACTCAAACCGGTCCGTTCCGGCCCGCCAACATGATCCGCGGCGTCGACAACGTCGTGCTGGCCGGTGGCTCGACAGTGCCAGGGGTGGGAATACCCCCGGTGCTCATCTCCGGTCGGCTTGCCGCGGATCGCATCACCGGCCTACCGCCCGCCCGGCCTCTCCGCGTCGAACCGGTGGGAACAGGGCTCACCAACAGCCGAACTGATCGTTGA
- a CDS encoding protein kinase, whose protein sequence is MDRLTRTRPLGLVAGVGAASLGILLAAPTATSAPPAECPAPGPATARSSGGGASCSATSDAGGAAAAYGIDGTAAADAAPASLSLAIAQNGGTATSNSTYLSGPAAVALGPGASVTSSGVRPGLSIGIAGPGATVAVTGVSTPTCSGGWAFAGDFQTLQGCVSNR, encoded by the coding sequence ATGGATCGACTCACTCGCACGCGACCACTCGGGCTGGTGGCCGGCGTCGGGGCGGCGTCGCTGGGCATACTGCTCGCCGCGCCCACCGCGACTTCCGCTCCGCCTGCGGAATGCCCGGCGCCGGGCCCGGCGACGGCGCGGTCTTCCGGCGGCGGCGCCTCATGCTCGGCAACCAGTGACGCCGGTGGCGCCGCCGCCGCTTACGGCATCGACGGAACCGCTGCCGCCGACGCCGCACCGGCCAGTTTGTCCCTCGCGATCGCGCAGAACGGTGGCACCGCGACCTCGAACTCGACCTATTTGTCCGGCCCGGCCGCGGTCGCCCTCGGCCCCGGCGCGAGCGTCACCTCATCCGGCGTGCGACCCGGGTTGTCGATCGGCATCGCAGGCCCGGGAGCCACGGTCGCGGTCACCGGCGTCTCGACGCCCACGTGTAGCGGCGGGTGGGCCTTCGCGGGCGACTTCCAAACGTTGCAGGGCTGTGTTTCGAATCGTTAA
- a CDS encoding DUF1109 domain-containing protein, producing the protein MREQKGTTAKASGAGKASKPPGPIIATVVVVALVVLICLQHGWWPSRFGSMRWADPLLFGAAALVGLAVAGTAWAIRTLYLVARDRRRSWWILPAPAAVLVASAIGLLVPPTSFDEARPAFEALAQELLAGPERHRRELEIGRFDISYAMADANGAVYFIEATGFGLTTSSGWVYSPNGEPAGFDDFSAKPLGGPWYEFAAVWRT; encoded by the coding sequence ATGCGTGAGCAAAAGGGAACTACCGCGAAGGCGAGTGGTGCGGGCAAGGCGAGCAAACCTCCCGGTCCGATCATCGCGACCGTTGTCGTTGTCGCGCTGGTCGTACTGATCTGCCTCCAGCACGGCTGGTGGCCTTCTCGATTCGGGAGTATGCGGTGGGCCGACCCGCTCCTGTTCGGCGCGGCAGCGCTCGTGGGACTCGCGGTGGCGGGCACAGCTTGGGCGATCCGCACGCTCTACCTCGTGGCACGAGACCGTCGTCGCTCGTGGTGGATTCTTCCGGCTCCGGCTGCCGTGCTGGTCGCGTCGGCGATCGGGCTGCTCGTGCCACCGACCTCGTTCGACGAGGCGCGACCGGCGTTCGAAGCACTGGCGCAAGAGCTGCTGGCCGGCCCCGAAAGGCACCGCCGCGAGCTGGAGATCGGTCGATTCGATATCTCCTACGCCATGGCGGACGCCAACGGTGCTGTCTACTTCATCGAGGCCACCGGGTTCGGTCTCACCACCAGCTCCGGCTGGGTCTATTCGCCGAACGGCGAACCTGCCGGGTTCGACGACTTCTCGGCGAAGCCCCTAGGCGGGCCTTGGTATGAGTTCGCCGCGGTCTGGCGAACTTAG